Within Lagopus muta isolate bLagMut1 chromosome 1, bLagMut1 primary, whole genome shotgun sequence, the genomic segment CCTTCCAAATCCTGACATTcagtgactctgtgattctgaaacAGGTATGGAGAAGGGACAGCAGCTATTAAAATGAAGacttggttaaaaaaaatactcttttcacATCATAGTTGGGATTTTGGTGtttaattattcaaataaataatacaaatttttaactcatcttttcttccctcttccctcttccctcttccctcttctctcattcccttccccttccctctcctctcctcccctctcctccccttctcttctctctcttcctcttcctcgtCCTCTTCCTCgtcctcttctcttttctctcttctaccGCCCCCACCGTTGAAGACAAAACTCTCTTATTCTCCTCCATGTCTCACTAGAAAAAGGAGAGTCTCAAGTTGTGACTGAGTCATTTTTGCCTCAAATGGGCTTTAGaggacaaaagaaaagctgcttcctCCCCGGCTCCCTCTGGCAGAAGCAAACTACAAGTGTGACCAGAGCAAGAGCAAAGGCAGGAGTACCAATACCTGTCTGTGGCCTTAGGCAGCCGGGAGAAGTTGTCAATCATGACCTCTTTGTGACAGCGGGTGAGGATGACCACCGCCTGGCACAGGAAGGGCATGAACGTGCTCTGCTGCGCGGATGATGTGCAGCTGCGCAGAATGTAGAGGATCATCAGCgcctgaaagaagaaaggaagaaagagcaaCTTGCTGCATCCTTGACTCTGCAGTGAGTAACCACGGACATTCAGCAcatgagcagtgcctgctcctTTGACATGCTGCCAAGGCCTGAGCCTAAATTTCATGCCAGCCACCCTGTCCAAGCCCTGGCTCTGCACTCAGGCTGTGCTTCTTTAGCACAAGAGACAAACAGCACAAGGCGtagtgcagcagccagcaaaaGTCCAAGAGAGGTGGAAGAAAGTCTCTTACGTCCCGACAGATGTCCTTCCCGTACATCTGCAGAAAGGTGATCAGCCACTTCCCAGCTGCACGCACACGCATTCCCCTGGCTTTCCGGAAGGTGTCCTTGATGGCCGTCATGAAGTCGACGGTTTGTTCCAGGGGGAAGTTGCTGCACACcacctgcagagaaaagagaagcaggagagatctcatcactgctctgcGGCAGCtcttcagaacagaaagcagtctGGAGGGCATTCTTAGCTCAGCGGTTTGCTGGTCAGTCAGGTAGCAAttgcagtgctcctgctgtCCATACCTTCCATTCATATGTATGGGGGTTGAGCGttctctcagcttctccatCCATGCTGTTTGCTTACATGCAAAGCCTACCTCCCAACAAGCCACAGTCGCAcatgcacacgcacacacacacacacaccatggAATCAGCTCCTCGCTCTGGGCGCATGAAGGCCAGACATAGCTCAGCGCCTCCTGCTACTTG encodes:
- the LOC125686120 gene encoding maestro heat-like repeat-containing protein family member 2B codes for the protein MHQPCALLRSATRAPQAGPCVQEGEALCTALFLSPPCPLSIPRGKRFCFQKHDFHFLSVLFPAKVTNGVIEMGDIGSQCEGLNDCSTIAQLQTSSKIARVVCSNFPLEQTVDFMTAIKDTFRKARGMRVRAAGKWLITFLQMYGKDICRDALMILYILRSCTSSAQQSTFMPFLCQAVVILTRCHKEVMIDNFSRLPKATDSETWRRIREFCLQRWGR